Proteins found in one Gemmatimonadaceae bacterium genomic segment:
- a CDS encoding (2Fe-2S)-binding protein, with translation MRTSRIGSSTRSWCGKHGSETRGQRLNRTRHPLAERLVAKYTLNVNGASRSVDVEPDTPLLWVLRDSLDLPATKFGCGIAQCGACTVHLNGVPTRSCRTAVSTVGAATVTTIEGIDTPQARALQDAWCELDVPQCGYCQGGQILAAAALLKTNPHPTDADIDAAMARNLCRCASYTRIRAGIKRAAELAAATTSTGGKR, from the coding sequence ATGCGGACCAGCCGCATCGGATCAAGTACAAGAAGCTGGTGCGGTAAGCACGGTTCGGAGACGCGTGGGCAGCGCCTCAACCGCACCCGTCATCCTCTCGCGGAGCGTCTGGTGGCCAAGTACACCCTCAACGTGAACGGTGCGTCCCGGTCGGTCGATGTTGAACCCGACACCCCGCTGCTGTGGGTGCTGCGCGATTCGCTCGACTTGCCGGCCACCAAGTTTGGCTGCGGCATTGCCCAGTGCGGGGCGTGTACGGTGCATCTGAACGGCGTGCCGACGCGCTCGTGCCGGACGGCGGTCTCGACCGTTGGCGCGGCAACGGTGACCACGATTGAGGGCATTGATACGCCCCAGGCTCGCGCGTTGCAGGACGCCTGGTGCGAACTCGATGTGCCGCAGTGCGGCTACTGTCAGGGCGGGCAGATCCTGGCGGCCGCCGCGCTGCTCAAGACGAATCCGCATCCCACGGATGCGGACATCGATGCCGCGATGGCGCGCAATCTCTGCCGCTGCGCGTCGTACACGCGCATTCGCGCGGGCATCAAGCGCGCCGCCGAGTTGGCGGCGGCGACCACCTCGACCGGTGGGAAGCGCTGA